In the Hylaeus volcanicus isolate JK05 chromosome 1, UHH_iyHylVolc1.0_haploid, whole genome shotgun sequence genome, one interval contains:
- the LOC128880303 gene encoding vanin-like protein 1 yields the protein MRGYWSCLGLLLALVQLSYEAVLENKDYYVAGVVEFNPVSVRDNGVETIRNNTNLYIKYIEQAKQQNVDIIVFPEDGLTSLNMPGLLSMDWATVIPAPEEKYVPCTGNRSGVTQPLKNISCAAKQHSMYVVVNIAERATCYPADKCSYNGTRYHNTQVVFDRTGQIIARYRKVNLYMEHRFHPADPQEVITFDTDFGVTFGTFICFDILFSVPALNLTRNLGISDVIYSAAWFSEAPFLTAVETQFGWAYAEDVNMLASGYSRPEAGNGGSGIYLGRQGIANAIFSGDPKNRLLVSRVPKKAMKKPRTEYIRSDPSQFPANDYYRADSRPKIVNGIALLHDNISAFESVPLKGSMNQNLCHRGFCCNFNVTANLVDATTNYRAVIYNGIRFYGREVKCGIRVCAVLQCSDNTLASCGSVVPSSSSFSNLEITTTLEDYTQFLAMPSTLHTSLFPFEQWTFDDHTDGNRKHLKLALNQAAYNITTFGIYIRDFNRDQWIITKSQSDLFANDVPTTGVSGASSFSDVSTIVSFLTILMTFTIHVISG from the exons ATGCGTGGATATTGGAGCTGTTTGGGGCTGCTGCTAGCACTTGTGCAGCTTTCATATGAG GCGGTATTGGAAAACAAGGATTACTATGTAGCTGGAGTGGTAGAGTTTAATCCAGTTAGTGTTAGAGATAATGGAGTAGAGACAATAAGAAACAATACCAATTTGTACATAAAGTACATAGAACAAGCCAAACAACAG aATGTTGATATTATCGTATTCCCAGAAGATGGATTGACATCACTAAACATGCCTGGCTTGTTAAGCATGGATTGGGCTACAGTGATCCCTGCAcctgaagaaaaatatgttccATGCACAGGAAATCGAAGTGGTGTTACACAA CCATTGAAGAATATATCATGTGCAGCAAAACAACACAGTATGTACGTGGTTGTAAATATCGCCGAGCGTGCAACTTGCTATCCTGCCGACAAATGCTCTTACAATGGAACGCGTTACCACAACACTCAGGTGGTGTTCGACCGTACAGGACAAATAATAGCAAG ATACCGCAAAGTGAATCTCTACATGGAGCATCGATTCCATCCTGCTGATCCACAAGAAGTCATTACCTTCGACACTGATTTCGGTGTGACATTCGGTACATTCATATGCTTCGATATATTATTCTCCGTTCCTGCTTTAAACCTAACAAGGAATTTAGGAATTTCTGATGTCATCTATTCTGCCGCCTGGTTCTCCGAAGCACCATTTTTAACGG CCGTTGAAACCCAATTCGGCTGGGCCTACGCCGAGGACGTAAATATGTTAGCATCTGGATATAGTCGGCCAGAAGCTGGAAATGGAGGAAGCGGTATTTATTTAGGTCGTCAGGGAATAGCCAATGCGATATTTTCCGGTGATCCCAAAAATCGACTGTTGGTCTCCCGTGTTCCGAAAAAAGCTATGAAGAAACCTCGAACGGAGTACATACGGAGCGATCCCTCGCAATTCCCAGCGAATGATTACTACAGAGCTGACTCCAGACCCAAAATAGTCAACGGAATTGCTCTTTTGCATGACAATATCTCAGCATTCGAATCTGTTCCTCTGAAAGGATCGATGAATCAAAATCTTTGCCATCGAGGGTTCTGCTGTAATTTTAACGTCACCGCGAATCTCGTCGATGCAACGACCAACTATCGTGCCGTGATTTACAACGGGATTCGCTTTTACGGTAGAGAAGTAAAATGCGGCATTCGCGTATGCGCTGTGCTACAATGTTCGGACAACACGCTTGCTTCCTGTGGATCCGTTGTCCCATCATCTAGTTCATTTAGTAATTTGGAAATTACGACGACATTGGAAGACTACACGCAATTCCTAGCTATGCCATCTACATTGCATACTTCGTTGTTTCCGTTTGAACAGTGGACATTCGACGACCATACGGACGGGAATCGAAAGCATCTAAAACTTGCTTTGAACCAGGCGGCCTATAATATTACCACGTTTGGTATATACATCAGAGACTTTAACAGAGACCAATGGATCATCACAAAATCTCAAAGCGATCTATTTGCAAATGATGTACCTACGACCGGTGTTTCTGGAGCTAGCTCATTTTCCGACGTTTCTacaatcgtttcatttttaacaattttaatgactttCACAATTCATGTAATATCTGGGTAA
- the LOC128880449 gene encoding cytochrome b-c1 complex subunit Rieske, mitochondrial-like yields MSLVKLSCTDLSVVTIRIFGNWLNANHVCSKNRYAHSDLPRPNFKEFRRKKLQDPNVSATRSNDERRTATYAASFVANVAALYGIKSHIVHYVLFMSPSRDILAEAQIEVSLVGITPGKVSIMKWQGKPIFIYNRLQSIIEQERLVNVAQLRDPESDEERAKRPEWLIVIGICTHLGCIPIPNAGNIPGGFYCPCHGSHFDGAGRIRQGPAPTNMEIPKHEFLDDNTVLIG; encoded by the exons atgtcgCTCGTTAAACTGTCATGCACCGATCTTTCCGTTGTGACGATTCGAATATTTGGGAACTGGTTGAATGCCAATCACGTTTGTTCAAAAAATCGGTACGCTCATAGCGATTTGCCACGaccaaatttcaaagaatttcgcCGAAAGAAGCTTCAAGACCCAAATGTGTCTGCAACGCGAAGCAACGATGAACGAAGAACAGCAACCTACGCTGCGTCTTTCG TTGCCAATGTCGCAGCTTTGTATGGAATAAAATCTCACATAGTACACTACGTACTGTTCATGTCACCGTCTCGAGACATTTTAGCAGAAGCACAAATCGAAGTTAGCTTGGTGGGTATAACGCCAGGGAAGGTGTCGATTATGAAATGGCAGGGAAagccaattttcatttacaatcg TCTTCAATCCATCATAGAACAAGAGAGACTAGTGAACGTTGCTCAGTTAAGAGACCCCGAAAGTGACGAAGAAAGAGCAAAAAGACCAGAGTGGTTGATCGTTATAGGAATTTGTACGCATCTTGGATGCATCCCAATCCCTAATGCAGGAAACATACCTGGTGGATTTTATTGTCCTTGCCATGGATCACACTTCGACGGAGCTGGACGAATACGCCAAGGACCAGCGCCTACTAATATGGAGATACCCAAACATGAATTTCTCGATGACAATACCGTCCTTATTGGTTGA
- the LOC128880440 gene encoding mediator of RNA polymerase II transcription subunit 11, giving the protein MTPPMERIQILETIEKDIIVCLQSAGQAFVELSKEKSSLKQAEAQTQQFLKTLGHVESKLSEQINYLTQVSTGQPHEGSGYASQKVLQMAWHRLEHARSRVNELERIKNKPR; this is encoded by the exons ATGACGCCGCCGATGGAAAGAATACAGATCTTGGAAACGATCGAAAAAGATATCATTGTTTGCTTACAAAGTGCAG GTCAAGCGTTTGTGGAGCTCAGCAAAGAAAAGTCTAGCTTGAAACAAGCCGAAGCACAAACtcaacaatttctaaaaacgCTAGGTCATGTGGAATCCAAGTTAAGCGAACAAATCAACTATTTGACGCAAGTTTCGACAG GGCAACCACACGAAGGCTCTGGTTACGCGAGCCAAAAGGTTCTGCAAATGGCGTGGCATAGGTTAGAACACGCACGAAGTAGAGTAAATGAGCTCgaacgtattaaaaataaaccaagatga
- the LOC128880200 gene encoding rho guanine nucleotide exchange factor 7 isoform X1: protein MSKPDGPKFVTALFSFKGKNNDELCFKKGDVITITQMDEEGWWEGTLNEKTGWFPSNYVKECRPPDGGLSTVKTSPEKTVQESPTQNKLNRDIVLKDIVDSERVNVAELQGLINNFLHPLEAANVLNKEEYKQLLGNVHEVLEVHQRLLTSLEAAMTQGCSSRVGNLFLTLAPRLKSIHTTYCGNHPRAVCILDRYRDELNEFMEDSGAISPGILVLTTGLSKPFRRLDKYSAMLQELERYMEKNHPDRGDTQRSIVVYREIADRCASIRKQRELALQVLTSGIKGWEGEELSSLGEILYVGSVTLATGATGLDRRDRYFVLFSTTLLVLSASPRMSSFVYEVYSKPHIYLTASFNTKMRDRTILNHAFLFLLQGKLPLTGINIIQTEDTDEIRNAFEITGPMIESILVLCATKEDQQRWIELLIQEQTTSSSLVKSSTTSRICSQQNGKQQQPQQQQRSIAEHCPSLGIRTSWCIASLRPAPPLYTFRAFGKTDNSLDLSRAPRPSNERQFEEDAIILKVIEAYCLSVNARFTVHSGESTSMLEYGPNKARDRTSLTPNRGNWEFCSNRILSETVKTLKSQMTDLQSQMSLLTKQLDEERRSRLSLAATVKRSMGVVDGSVP, encoded by the exons ATGTCCAAGCCAGATGGACCTAAATTTGTAACTGCACTGTTTTCctttaaaggaaaaaacaaTGACGAA ctTTGCTTTAAAAAAGGAGACGTGATAACTATAACACAGATGGACGAAGAGGGTTGGTGGGAGGGTACGTTGAATGAGAAAACAGGCTGGTTTCCATCTAATTATGTGAAAGAATGCAGGCCTCCAG ATGGTGGACTTTCAACAGTCAAGACATCTCCAGAGAAAACTGTACAAGAATCacccacacaaaataaactcAACCGTGATATCGTGTTAAAAGATATAGTTGATTCCGAAAGAGTGAATGTAGCAGAATTGCAGGgcttgataaataattttttacatccGTTAGAAGCAGCCAATGT ATTAAACAAGGAAGAGTACAAGCAACTCCTAGGCAATGTGCATGAAGTTTTAGAAGTGCATCAACGGTTGCTTACTAGCTTAGAAGCAGCCATGACGCAAGGTTGCTCTTCTAGAGTAGGAAACCTTTTCTTAACACTTGCACCAAGATTGAAATCCATTCATACAACGTATTGCGGAAATCATCCGCGAGCAGTGTGCATTCTAGACCGCTACAG AgatgaattaaatgaatttatggaGGATAGTGGAGCTATATCACCTGGTATATTAGTACTGACGACTGGACTTAGTAAACCCTTTCGAAGATTAGATAAATACTCAGCCATGCTTCAGGAGTTAGAAAGATATATGGAAAAGAATCATCCTGACAGAGGAGACACTCAGCGCAGTATAGTAGTATACAGAGAAATAGCg GATCGATGTGCATCCATACGAAAGCAACGCGAGTTAGCACTTCAAGTATTAACTAGTGGTATTAAAGGATGGGAAGGAGAGGAGTTAAGCTCGCTCGGAGAAATTCTTTACGTCGGATCTGTCACATTAGCAACAGGGGCCACTGGACTAGATCGTCGAGATAGAtacttcgttcttttttccacAACTTTGTTGGTGCTCAGTGCCAGCCCAAGGATGAGTTCTTTCGTCTACGAAGTATATTCGAAACCACATATCTATCTTACCGCCAGTTTTAATACGAAGATGCGCGatcgaacaattttaaatcacgcattcctttttcttttacaggGCAAACTTCCGTTGACTggcattaatattattcaaacgGAAGATACCGACGAAATTAGAAACGCTTTTGAAATCACAG GGCCGATGATCGAGAGCATACTCGTGCTCTGCGCCACTAAAGAGGATCAGCAGCGTTGGATCGAACTTTTGATTCAGGAACAAACGACAAGCAGCAGTCTAGTGAAATCGTCGACCACGTCACGC ATCTGCAGTCAACAGAACGGGAAACAACAACAACCACAACAACAGCAACGATCGATTGCGGAACACTGTCCATCTTTAGGGATTAGAACGTCATGGTGTATCGCTTCGTTACGTCCAGCTCCTCCTCTGTACACTTTCAGGGCATTTGGTAAAACTGATAACAGTTTGGATTTATCACGTGCACCACGACCTTCTA ACGAACGACAATTCGAAGAAGATGCGATTATATTGAAGGTGATCGAGGCATATTGTCTTTCCGTCAATGCTAGGTTTACCGTGCACTCTGGCGAATCGACTT cAATGTTAGAGTATGGTCCGAACAAAGCACGCGATAGGACATCTCTAACGCCTAACAGAGGAAACTGGGAATTTTGTAGCAATAG GATATTATCGGAAACGGTGAAAACGTTAAAAAGTCAAATGACAGATTTGCAATCGCAAATGTCTTTATTGACGAAACAGTTGGACGAAGAGAGAAGATCGAGACTTTCTTTAGCCGCTACGGTGAAACGTAGTATGGGGGTCGTAGATGGTTCGGTGCCCTGA
- the LOC128880200 gene encoding rho guanine nucleotide exchange factor 7 isoform X2, with protein MSKPDGPKFVTALFSFKGKNNDELCFKKGDVITITQMDEEGWWEGTLNEKTGWFPSNYVKECRPPDGGLSTVKTSPEKTVQESPTQNKLNRDIVLKDIVDSERVNVAELQGLINNFLHPLEAANVLNKEEYKQLLGNVHEVLEVHQRLLTSLEAAMTQGCSSRVGNLFLTLAPRLKSIHTTYCGNHPRAVCILDRYRDELNEFMEDSGAISPGILVLTTGLSKPFRRLDKYSAMLQELERYMEKNHPDRGDTQRSIVVYREIADRCASIRKQRELALQVLTSGIKGWEGEELSSLGEILYVGSVTLATGATGLDRRDRYFVLFSTTLLVLSASPRMSSFVYEGKLPLTGINIIQTEDTDEIRNAFEITGPMIESILVLCATKEDQQRWIELLIQEQTTSSSLVKSSTTSRICSQQNGKQQQPQQQQRSIAEHCPSLGIRTSWCIASLRPAPPLYTFRAFGKTDNSLDLSRAPRPSNERQFEEDAIILKVIEAYCLSVNARFTVHSGESTSMLEYGPNKARDRTSLTPNRGNWEFCSNRILSETVKTLKSQMTDLQSQMSLLTKQLDEERRSRLSLAATVKRSMGVVDGSVP; from the exons ATGTCCAAGCCAGATGGACCTAAATTTGTAACTGCACTGTTTTCctttaaaggaaaaaacaaTGACGAA ctTTGCTTTAAAAAAGGAGACGTGATAACTATAACACAGATGGACGAAGAGGGTTGGTGGGAGGGTACGTTGAATGAGAAAACAGGCTGGTTTCCATCTAATTATGTGAAAGAATGCAGGCCTCCAG ATGGTGGACTTTCAACAGTCAAGACATCTCCAGAGAAAACTGTACAAGAATCacccacacaaaataaactcAACCGTGATATCGTGTTAAAAGATATAGTTGATTCCGAAAGAGTGAATGTAGCAGAATTGCAGGgcttgataaataattttttacatccGTTAGAAGCAGCCAATGT ATTAAACAAGGAAGAGTACAAGCAACTCCTAGGCAATGTGCATGAAGTTTTAGAAGTGCATCAACGGTTGCTTACTAGCTTAGAAGCAGCCATGACGCAAGGTTGCTCTTCTAGAGTAGGAAACCTTTTCTTAACACTTGCACCAAGATTGAAATCCATTCATACAACGTATTGCGGAAATCATCCGCGAGCAGTGTGCATTCTAGACCGCTACAG AgatgaattaaatgaatttatggaGGATAGTGGAGCTATATCACCTGGTATATTAGTACTGACGACTGGACTTAGTAAACCCTTTCGAAGATTAGATAAATACTCAGCCATGCTTCAGGAGTTAGAAAGATATATGGAAAAGAATCATCCTGACAGAGGAGACACTCAGCGCAGTATAGTAGTATACAGAGAAATAGCg GATCGATGTGCATCCATACGAAAGCAACGCGAGTTAGCACTTCAAGTATTAACTAGTGGTATTAAAGGATGGGAAGGAGAGGAGTTAAGCTCGCTCGGAGAAATTCTTTACGTCGGATCTGTCACATTAGCAACAGGGGCCACTGGACTAGATCGTCGAGATAGAtacttcgttcttttttccacAACTTTGTTGGTGCTCAGTGCCAGCCCAAGGATGAGTTCTTTCGTCTACGAA gGCAAACTTCCGTTGACTggcattaatattattcaaacgGAAGATACCGACGAAATTAGAAACGCTTTTGAAATCACAG GGCCGATGATCGAGAGCATACTCGTGCTCTGCGCCACTAAAGAGGATCAGCAGCGTTGGATCGAACTTTTGATTCAGGAACAAACGACAAGCAGCAGTCTAGTGAAATCGTCGACCACGTCACGC ATCTGCAGTCAACAGAACGGGAAACAACAACAACCACAACAACAGCAACGATCGATTGCGGAACACTGTCCATCTTTAGGGATTAGAACGTCATGGTGTATCGCTTCGTTACGTCCAGCTCCTCCTCTGTACACTTTCAGGGCATTTGGTAAAACTGATAACAGTTTGGATTTATCACGTGCACCACGACCTTCTA ACGAACGACAATTCGAAGAAGATGCGATTATATTGAAGGTGATCGAGGCATATTGTCTTTCCGTCAATGCTAGGTTTACCGTGCACTCTGGCGAATCGACTT cAATGTTAGAGTATGGTCCGAACAAAGCACGCGATAGGACATCTCTAACGCCTAACAGAGGAAACTGGGAATTTTGTAGCAATAG GATATTATCGGAAACGGTGAAAACGTTAAAAAGTCAAATGACAGATTTGCAATCGCAAATGTCTTTATTGACGAAACAGTTGGACGAAGAGAGAAGATCGAGACTTTCTTTAGCCGCTACGGTGAAACGTAGTATGGGGGTCGTAGATGGTTCGGTGCCCTGA